In uncultured Fibrobacter sp., a single window of DNA contains:
- the pheT gene encoding phenylalanine--tRNA ligase subunit beta encodes MKVSLNWLRRHVDLPESAEEVAKALTAVGLEVEGMEEPGKVYEKLVVAKVLTCEAHPDSDHLHITTVNDGKETIQVVCGAPNVAAGQTVVLAPIGAELPLPDGGTLKMKKSKIRGVESFGMICAEDEIGLSDDHGGIMVLDDSIPAGTPFVSLGLYDVCFELNVTPNRPDALSHRGVARELAAKFNRPLKPLTYELKEDSEAASSAVSLEVVPGCGCSRYVGRVIKDVKVEKSPAWLAKLLHAVGMNSINNVVDITNFILMDVGQPLHSFDMDQLHGNSIKVRRAVKGEKIETIDHTAHELLESDLVICDGDRPACVAGVMGGVESEIVDATKNVFLESAWFNPTIVRKQAKRLCISTDSSYRFEREIDFTTQDEYSRYACAMIQEVAGGRILKGTVEYTGDDHKKNLNEVTLRTARAEKIIGMKIAAADIEKYLTGIALEVVKKDAESITFKIPGFRPDLEREVDLIEEVARLIGFDNIPYSLPKFTMQPNELPPIEVLNRKIRKTLSAMGLHECLSLRFTSKARTEALFGAENDDRRSKPAALLNPLSDELGVVPTSLLPNLLKSVAENEKNRPGSVRLFEVAKGQFKRDRKDVRDPGFDESNLVALTIAGAFDVNPLNDKPAQIDFAAFKGFVQSFLKRVGLVVEFRVPEKAEIYLHPGKQVEVLADGVVLGTMGELHPTAMAAFEIGYTTYVMELDMDKMEHATHKKIVFEPFSRQVPSSRDISIEVDKTMTHEQILARIKGLNPKNLAKITLKSIYEGDKIEAGKKNMVYSLTYQAMDRTLTDDEVNKAHNKLRDKLVANGDIVLR; translated from the coding sequence ATGAAAGTTTCTTTGAATTGGCTCAGACGTCATGTTGATCTTCCGGAATCTGCGGAAGAAGTTGCAAAGGCCCTCACCGCCGTCGGCTTGGAAGTCGAAGGCATGGAAGAACCGGGCAAGGTTTATGAAAAGCTGGTGGTGGCAAAGGTTCTTACCTGCGAAGCCCACCCGGACAGCGACCACTTGCACATCACGACGGTGAACGACGGCAAGGAAACCATCCAGGTCGTTTGCGGAGCCCCGAACGTGGCTGCCGGCCAGACCGTGGTGCTCGCCCCGATCGGTGCGGAACTTCCGCTCCCTGATGGTGGCACGCTCAAGATGAAGAAATCCAAGATCCGCGGCGTCGAAAGCTTCGGCATGATTTGCGCCGAAGACGAAATCGGCCTTTCTGACGACCACGGCGGAATCATGGTTCTCGACGACAGCATTCCCGCTGGTACACCGTTCGTAAGCCTCGGCCTCTACGACGTCTGCTTCGAACTGAACGTGACCCCGAACCGTCCGGATGCCCTCAGCCACCGCGGTGTCGCTCGTGAACTTGCCGCCAAGTTCAACCGTCCGCTCAAGCCGCTTACCTACGAACTCAAGGAAGATTCCGAAGCCGCAAGCTCTGCCGTGAGCCTCGAAGTGGTTCCCGGTTGCGGTTGCTCCCGCTATGTGGGCCGCGTCATCAAGGATGTGAAGGTCGAAAAGTCCCCCGCATGGCTCGCCAAGTTGCTCCACGCCGTGGGCATGAACAGCATCAACAACGTCGTCGATATCACGAACTTCATTCTGATGGACGTGGGCCAGCCGCTCCACAGCTTCGACATGGACCAGCTCCACGGGAACTCGATTAAGGTTCGCCGCGCCGTGAAGGGCGAAAAGATCGAAACCATCGACCACACCGCCCACGAACTTCTGGAAAGCGACCTCGTGATCTGCGACGGTGACCGTCCGGCTTGCGTAGCCGGCGTGATGGGCGGCGTCGAATCCGAAATCGTCGATGCCACCAAGAACGTGTTCCTCGAAAGCGCCTGGTTCAACCCGACCATCGTCCGCAAGCAGGCCAAGCGCCTCTGCATCTCGACGGATTCCAGCTACCGCTTCGAACGCGAAATTGACTTTACCACCCAGGACGAATACAGCCGCTACGCCTGCGCCATGATTCAGGAAGTCGCGGGTGGCCGCATTCTCAAGGGCACCGTCGAATACACCGGCGACGACCACAAGAAGAATTTGAACGAAGTCACGCTCCGCACTGCCCGCGCCGAAAAGATCATCGGCATGAAGATTGCCGCAGCTGACATCGAAAAGTACCTCACGGGTATCGCCCTCGAAGTCGTGAAGAAGGATGCCGAGTCTATCACCTTCAAGATTCCGGGCTTCCGCCCCGACCTCGAACGCGAAGTGGACCTCATCGAAGAAGTGGCCCGCCTCATCGGTTTCGACAACATCCCGTACAGCTTGCCGAAGTTCACCATGCAGCCCAACGAACTTCCGCCCATCGAAGTTTTGAACAGGAAGATCCGCAAGACGCTTTCGGCAATGGGTCTCCACGAATGCTTGAGCCTCCGCTTTACGAGCAAGGCCCGTACCGAAGCCCTGTTCGGTGCCGAAAACGACGACCGCCGCAGCAAGCCCGCAGCGCTCCTCAACCCGCTTTCCGATGAACTCGGCGTGGTTCCGACCAGCCTCCTCCCGAATCTTCTCAAGAGCGTTGCCGAAAACGAAAAGAACCGCCCCGGTTCCGTTCGCCTGTTCGAAGTCGCCAAGGGACAGTTCAAGCGCGACCGCAAGGACGTGCGCGATCCGGGCTTCGACGAATCGAACTTGGTCGCTCTCACCATCGCAGGCGCATTCGACGTGAATCCGCTGAACGACAAGCCCGCCCAGATTGACTTTGCCGCCTTCAAGGGCTTTGTGCAGAGCTTCCTCAAGCGTGTGGGTCTCGTCGTAGAATTCCGCGTTCCTGAAAAGGCCGAAATTTACCTGCACCCGGGCAAGCAAGTCGAAGTCCTCGCCGACGGCGTGGTACTCGGCACCATGGGTGAACTCCACCCGACCGCCATGGCCGCTTTTGAAATCGGCTACACCACCTACGTGATGGAACTCGACATGGACAAGATGGAACACGCCACCCACAAGAAGATTGTGTTCGAACCGTTCAGCCGCCAGGTGCCCTCCAGCCGCGACATCTCCATTGAAGTCGACAAGACGATGACTCACGAGCAGATCCTCGCCCGCATCAAGGGACTCAACCCGAAGAACCTCGCGAAGATTACGCTCAAGAGCATCTACGAAGGCGACAAGATCGAAGCCGGCAAGAAGAACATGGTCTACAGCCTCACCTACCAGGCCATGGACCGCACGCTTACCGACGACGAAGTCAACAAGGCCCACAACAAGCTGCGTGACAAGCTCGTCGCTAACGGCGATATCGTGCTGAGATAG
- a CDS encoding TIGR02171 family protein has protein sequence MRILLAIIVFLFLIGCSNSESFTPPNTEESVPNDSVQIDPIVIEGMIHFANGKVSLGTNNKNFKESERPAMEVILDYDFYMGIHEITCGEYASVAKKAKLKTFKKCENDSLPLTDITYYDAILFANAKSKLENRDTVYSYRSAIFDEEKHCTDLEGFAFHPGIEGYRLPTEAEWVYAATRAWDVKKSWNNENSEYKLHTVCSKGADSAGFCDMAGNALEWVSDWKGDFRDTTITNYVGAPSGEDLGERVVKGGCYSSSEKELNPYSRGDIYTVTSSTRAEYVGFRLAFGNIPNALWMNNDGTSQTSVITPLAGIETIKKITGSYNVKLAFRNDVSGNIAYIDYLNGSMSVKEITKNTDSYHPEISPDGNWIVYCTGFEGVAGKSTIYVQSLEGEETIQVKLKAESATIPRWRVLENGDTTIVYVTDAGSNRNKATFKSTSTWQVKFMDGKFGTPQKLFDGAYHGGISEDRTLAVSGAQLLRARIAQNGSSVTGKANDVVWYDSAQACNVSLSQDGTKRTTFLDFAGKPGKDFVGENYSTHARLFIADSTGKLIHSIRAPSGYTFDHTEWSTDGEKSIIVASLTNTNGAHSKIALINPEDNSITEIVEGDELWHPNLWIKKKTSKSSSDNDTLPARPAFELDPDSAGIYYNTSGAHDRADQWRYKMEFLWKYKDTANIVIIGSSRTYYGINPLLFSEPYFAANLSVSGNHQKASYHFLTQYVLPHVNKLKVVIKDIDLDRWHTVSSGIFRSAYTAYPGYVYDKNHNYWKGNYPEGLAEAAYDAPGSALIQGVLRPTRGYQERYAHGWGKPTTNHDSTWLDELRNNYYDNFDYLVKMIKECQKRDIIFIGIITPENPHYKETGAFGKHGLRRSEATSLIAEINSLSEKYPNFILMDENKMGNHDYTDEMAFDTDHLAGAGATQLTLRVNELIKTLNIHFEQ, from the coding sequence ATGAGAATTTTACTAGCAATTATTGTATTCTTATTTCTAATAGGATGCAGCAACAGCGAATCGTTTACGCCTCCCAACACCGAGGAGTCCGTTCCTAACGATTCCGTTCAAATCGATCCCATTGTCATTGAAGGAATGATTCACTTCGCAAACGGCAAAGTCTCCCTTGGCACCAACAACAAGAACTTCAAGGAAAGCGAGCGCCCCGCCATGGAAGTCATACTCGATTACGACTTCTACATGGGCATCCACGAGATAACCTGTGGCGAATACGCCAGTGTAGCCAAAAAAGCCAAGCTCAAGACCTTCAAAAAATGCGAAAATGACAGCCTCCCCCTCACCGACATCACCTACTACGACGCCATCCTTTTTGCAAACGCCAAAAGTAAACTCGAGAATCGTGATACCGTCTACTCATATCGCAGCGCCATCTTCGATGAAGAAAAGCACTGCACCGACCTCGAAGGTTTTGCTTTCCACCCAGGAATCGAAGGCTACAGACTCCCGACCGAAGCGGAATGGGTCTATGCGGCAACCCGTGCTTGGGACGTAAAGAAAAGCTGGAACAACGAAAACTCCGAATACAAACTTCATACCGTCTGCAGCAAGGGAGCCGATTCCGCCGGGTTCTGCGACATGGCAGGAAATGCCCTGGAATGGGTCAGCGACTGGAAAGGCGACTTCCGCGATACAACCATTACAAACTATGTCGGCGCCCCTAGCGGAGAAGACTTGGGCGAACGAGTTGTAAAAGGAGGATGCTATTCCTCCTCCGAAAAGGAACTCAACCCCTACAGCAGAGGCGACATATATACCGTCACCTCGTCCACGCGAGCAGAATATGTCGGTTTCCGGCTAGCCTTCGGAAACATCCCCAACGCGCTCTGGATGAATAACGACGGGACTTCACAGACAAGCGTCATCACGCCACTTGCAGGCATCGAGACCATCAAAAAAATCACCGGCTCATACAACGTAAAGCTCGCCTTCCGCAACGATGTATCTGGAAACATCGCCTATATAGACTACTTGAACGGCAGTATGTCCGTCAAGGAAATCACCAAAAACACAGACAGCTACCATCCAGAAATTTCTCCTGACGGAAACTGGATTGTCTATTGTACCGGATTCGAGGGAGTCGCAGGGAAATCAACAATTTACGTTCAAAGCCTTGAGGGAGAGGAAACCATCCAGGTAAAACTCAAAGCAGAAAGTGCAACAATCCCCCGCTGGCGCGTCCTTGAAAACGGCGACACAACTATAGTCTACGTGACCGATGCCGGGAGCAACAGGAATAAAGCGACATTCAAATCGACTTCGACATGGCAAGTCAAATTCATGGACGGCAAGTTCGGCACCCCGCAAAAACTGTTCGACGGAGCCTACCACGGTGGTATCAGCGAAGACCGCACCCTTGCCGTATCGGGCGCACAGCTCCTGCGCGCTCGCATTGCCCAGAACGGGTCCTCCGTAACAGGAAAAGCAAACGATGTCGTCTGGTACGATTCAGCGCAAGCCTGCAACGTATCACTTTCCCAGGATGGGACCAAGCGCACTACCTTCCTTGATTTTGCAGGGAAGCCGGGCAAGGACTTTGTCGGCGAAAACTATTCCACCCATGCGCGTCTTTTTATAGCTGACAGCACCGGAAAACTGATCCATTCCATCAGGGCCCCCTCGGGCTACACCTTCGACCATACGGAATGGTCGACCGATGGAGAAAAATCCATTATCGTAGCAAGCCTCACCAACACAAACGGGGCACATTCTAAAATCGCCCTTATAAATCCAGAAGACAACAGCATCACCGAGATTGTCGAAGGCGATGAGCTCTGGCACCCGAACTTGTGGATTAAGAAAAAGACCAGCAAATCAAGTTCCGACAACGACACGCTCCCTGCAAGACCAGCTTTCGAACTGGATCCAGACAGTGCCGGAATTTATTACAACACCTCTGGAGCTCACGATAGAGCCGACCAGTGGCGCTATAAAATGGAATTCCTGTGGAAATATAAAGATACGGCAAACATTGTCATTATCGGTTCTTCACGAACCTACTATGGCATAAATCCCCTGCTTTTTAGCGAGCCCTATTTTGCAGCAAATCTGTCCGTTTCAGGAAACCACCAAAAAGCATCTTATCATTTCTTAACGCAATATGTACTCCCCCATGTGAACAAATTAAAGGTAGTCATCAAGGACATTGATTTGGACAGATGGCATACCGTTAGTTCGGGCATTTTTAGGTCTGCATATACAGCATACCCTGGATACGTTTACGACAAAAACCACAACTATTGGAAAGGCAACTATCCAGAAGGTTTGGCTGAAGCCGCTTACGATGCCCCCGGTAGCGCCTTAATACAAGGCGTGCTGCGTCCAACACGAGGATACCAGGAAAGATACGCCCACGGCTGGGGCAAGCCAACAACAAATCATGATTCCACCTGGCTTGACGAACTCAGGAACAACTACTATGATAATTTCGACTATCTTGTAAAAATGATCAAAGAATGTCAAAAGAGGGACATCATTTTTATCGGCATCATCACGCCAGAAAATCCGCATTACAAAGAAACAGGTGCCTTTGGAAAGCATGGGCTCAGGAGAAGCGAGGCCACATCGCTTATAGCAGAAATCAATAGCCTAAGCGAGAAGTATCCCAACTTCATCTTGATGGACGAAAACAAGATGGGCAATCATGACTACACAGATGAAATGGCGTTTGATACGGACCATCTAGCGGGCGCAGGCGCAACGCAGCTGACTCTTCGTGTGAACGAACTCATCAAGACATTAAACATCCATTTTGAACAGTAA
- a CDS encoding FISUMP domain-containing protein — translation MKKKNAIVAFAMGAFLAACDGETTTEKIVEVASDSDFEFSCSTKELKDKSGIKIICNGDSIGVVLNGAKGDPGVAGKDGENGANGKSGKDGKKGDAGDDGAGCTIVAQDESSVTITCGDSTMTLHFGGTPSMGSSDTTEADSEQIAISLDSLTGYSQKGPFLKGSTVYLYELSDGRTLKQTNGNFISHITSDDGRYKFSSRNLTSQYALIVVDGKYRNEVTGKPTATNIQLQAYTNMLARRSANVNLLTHLESQRVYYLVTHDKMSVRAAKKKAQHEIFDAFHIDTTGFKTESEDMDVFGATAADAALLAISILLQGDGDETDLSVLLTEIAQDMETDGLWNGENADSIKTAIADWAFTKEMSKIRKNVESWGLNGGSKVGDFERHVENFIANEFFGIDVCSENDFDSLVVKNKRSNFYEKNYWCLKGFFVSLSKNSYFNENIDYGYLIDKRDRHAYRTVEIEGQVWMAENLDYVYKDSSLYSEFYVTSTTHGIYGNVYSWAAAMDSAGLFSEKSTGCGYNKIMQCYQKLINAYPIRGVCPEGWHLPTCYNDDSEYMLFFDAVYKDESRQHYKLQARGFEEWPDATDAYGFTALPFGAYKNEFDRYNQNMAYFWCSDEYDYEMAGYMFLQPDRLDHGGIYKDRGLSVRCLQDD, via the coding sequence ATGAAGAAAAAAAATGCAATCGTGGCTTTTGCGATGGGTGCTTTTCTTGCTGCTTGCGACGGTGAGACTACAACCGAAAAGATTGTCGAGGTGGCGTCGGATTCAGATTTTGAGTTCAGTTGCTCCACCAAGGAACTTAAGGACAAGAGTGGCATCAAGATTATCTGCAATGGAGATTCCATTGGCGTGGTGTTGAACGGTGCAAAGGGAGACCCGGGTGTCGCTGGTAAGGACGGCGAAAACGGTGCCAACGGAAAATCGGGTAAAGATGGCAAGAAGGGTGATGCGGGGGATGATGGTGCTGGGTGTACCATTGTCGCTCAAGACGAATCTTCGGTGACGATCACCTGCGGTGATTCTACGATGACGCTTCATTTTGGCGGAACCCCTTCGATGGGTTCGTCGGACACTACGGAAGCCGATTCTGAGCAGATTGCGATTTCGCTCGATTCCTTGACGGGTTATTCGCAGAAGGGACCGTTCCTCAAGGGCTCTACGGTTTATTTGTACGAACTTTCCGATGGGCGAACCCTCAAGCAGACGAATGGAAACTTTATAAGTCATATTACGAGTGATGACGGTCGCTACAAATTTTCCAGTCGTAATTTGACGAGTCAGTACGCCCTGATTGTTGTGGATGGTAAGTACCGTAATGAGGTGACGGGTAAGCCTACCGCTACAAATATACAGCTGCAGGCCTATACTAATATGCTTGCGCGTAGGTCGGCGAATGTGAATTTGCTTACTCACTTGGAATCACAGCGAGTGTATTATCTAGTGACACATGACAAAATGAGTGTGAGAGCTGCAAAGAAAAAGGCTCAGCATGAAATATTTGATGCGTTCCACATCGATACAACGGGCTTTAAGACGGAATCGGAGGATATGGACGTATTCGGTGCAACCGCTGCCGATGCGGCCTTGCTCGCTATTTCGATTCTTTTGCAGGGCGATGGCGATGAAACGGATCTTTCCGTGTTGTTGACTGAAATTGCACAAGATATGGAAACGGATGGGCTATGGAATGGAGAAAATGCGGATTCCATTAAGACGGCAATTGCTGATTGGGCTTTTACAAAAGAAATGTCGAAAATTCGCAAAAATGTGGAAAGCTGGGGCTTAAATGGTGGCTCAAAAGTCGGTGATTTCGAACGGCATGTTGAAAACTTTATTGCTAATGAATTTTTTGGTATTGACGTATGCAGTGAGAATGATTTTGATTCGTTAGTTGTAAAAAATAAACGAAGTAACTTCTATGAAAAAAATTATTGGTGCTTGAAAGGATTCTTTGTTTCTTTGTCTAAAAATTCATACTTTAATGAAAATATCGATTATGGTTATTTGATTGATAAACGAGATAGACATGCCTACAGAACGGTTGAAATAGAAGGTCAGGTATGGATGGCCGAAAACCTAGACTATGTGTATAAGGATTCATCTTTGTATAGTGAATTTTATGTAACCAGTACGACACATGGAATTTATGGCAATGTCTATAGCTGGGCGGCAGCAATGGATAGTGCGGGATTGTTTAGCGAAAAATCAACTGGTTGTGGATATAATAAAATTATGCAATGTTATCAAAAACTTATTAATGCATATCCTATTCGAGGCGTGTGTCCTGAAGGTTGGCATTTGCCAACTTGTTACAATGATGATTCTGAATATATGTTGTTTTTCGACGCCGTGTATAAAGATGAATCTAGACAACATTATAAGTTACAGGCAAGGGGATTTGAGGAATGGCCTGATGCGACCGATGCGTATGGGTTTACTGCACTTCCGTTTGGTGCGTATAAGAATGAGTTTGATCGTTATAATCAGAATATGGCGTACTTTTGGTGTTCTGATGAATATGATTATGAAATGGCTGGTTATATGTTCTTGCAGCCTGATCGGTTGGATCATGGTGGCATTTATAAGGATCGAGGCCTTAGTGTCCGTTGCCTCCAGGACGATTAA
- a CDS encoding FISUMP domain-containing protein, giving the protein MKKVLWIFLLALYFGACGDSTTSDGISEFESDTETLVLDTVIVPVDTFYLNGAESGCITQELKNKSGIKIICNGDSVGEVLYGKDGKKGADGKKGASGNDGAKGENGASGADGKNGKDGTGCTIVDKSDTSVTICCGDSTFTLFLDDPDFTGADTAEVDSEKIAISMDSLSGFSQKGPFLKGSAVYLYELSDGRTLKQTNGNFLSYISSDDGRYKFSSRDLLSQYALIVVDGKYRSEITGKPMSTPIKLQAYTNMLSRRSANVNLLTHLESVRVYYLVTREKMSVRGAKKKAQSEILNAFHVDTTGIKVESEDLDVFGSSDADAVLLGISVLLQGNWDETDLSVLLTEMSMDMEIDGEWNDSLARVKIAEWALTADSAMSDTLNVLANIRKNVEGWKLSTAKAPDFEKVIRRFYGKELELGICGDDVPEGTIKEVANPQSTNFYAKDYYDTEITKIRFKCVEGGQWRTATELESDRYNWEPENTQDGTLLVGPVSGKKLVWDADTLRYANGSEIGWNRGCVSYIYNESFVLENQLSHYKCTADEGWIFDAEGSSGTVKDAAGTEYRTIAIGTRRWMAENMNYEIEDNVCFDCEKYGRFYSYDEANRICPKGWRMPTTREWTFLFSAVGGSWYAGVPTGGNFLKSTSGWDNNGNGSDDFSFSILPAGSVDHEGNHINEGSVAVFWSTPYRGGGLYEASCVRFNYNTDQITLADCAGSFYKSTLSLRCIEKEDWEP; this is encoded by the coding sequence ATGAAAAAAGTTTTATGGATTTTTTTATTGGCTCTTTACTTTGGGGCTTGTGGCGATTCAACGACGTCAGATGGCATTTCGGAGTTTGAATCCGATACGGAAACGCTTGTGCTTGATACCGTTATTGTGCCTGTAGATACTTTTTACTTGAACGGTGCTGAATCCGGTTGTATCACTCAGGAACTTAAAAATAAAAGCGGAATCAAGATTATCTGTAACGGGGATTCTGTCGGTGAAGTTCTGTATGGAAAAGACGGAAAAAAAGGTGCCGACGGTAAAAAAGGTGCCTCTGGCAACGATGGTGCCAAGGGTGAAAATGGGGCTTCTGGGGCCGATGGAAAAAACGGTAAGGATGGTACCGGTTGTACAATTGTGGATAAATCCGATACGTCGGTGACCATTTGCTGTGGCGATAGCACATTTACCTTGTTTTTAGATGATCCCGATTTTACAGGTGCGGATACTGCAGAAGTCGATTCTGAAAAGATTGCGATTTCGATGGATTCCTTGTCAGGCTTTTCGCAAAAGGGGCCTTTCCTCAAGGGCTCGGCGGTGTACCTTTACGAACTTTCCGATGGCAGGACCCTAAAACAGACGAATGGAAATTTTTTAAGCTATATCTCGAGTGACGATGGTCGTTACAAGTTTTCAAGTCGTGATCTGTTGAGCCAATACGCCTTGATTGTGGTCGATGGTAAATACCGGAGTGAAATAACCGGAAAACCGATGAGTACGCCTATCAAATTGCAGGCCTATACCAATATGCTTTCGCGTAGATCTGCAAACGTGAACTTGCTCACGCATTTGGAATCGGTTCGGGTGTACTATCTGGTGACTCGTGAAAAAATGAGTGTTCGGGGAGCTAAGAAAAAGGCTCAGTCTGAAATTTTAAATGCCTTCCATGTTGATACGACGGGTATCAAGGTAGAATCCGAAGACTTGGATGTGTTCGGTTCAAGTGATGCCGATGCGGTGCTGCTTGGCATTTCGGTATTGTTGCAGGGAAATTGGGACGAAACAGACCTTTCAGTGCTTTTGACCGAAATGTCTATGGATATGGAAATCGACGGTGAATGGAATGATTCGCTTGCTAGGGTGAAAATCGCCGAGTGGGCGCTTACCGCCGATTCTGCGATGTCGGATACGTTAAACGTACTTGCGAATATTCGTAAAAATGTCGAGGGGTGGAAGCTTTCTACGGCTAAGGCTCCTGATTTTGAAAAGGTGATTCGCCGGTTCTACGGCAAGGAACTTGAACTCGGAATCTGCGGCGATGACGTTCCGGAAGGAACTATTAAAGAAGTGGCGAATCCGCAATCCACAAATTTCTATGCGAAAGATTATTACGATACGGAAATCACAAAGATTCGGTTTAAATGTGTCGAAGGGGGACAGTGGCGTACGGCAACCGAATTGGAAAGTGACCGCTATAATTGGGAGCCCGAAAATACGCAAGACGGAACCCTTTTGGTGGGCCCCGTTTCAGGGAAAAAGCTGGTATGGGATGCGGATACGCTTAGGTATGCAAATGGATCGGAAATTGGCTGGAACAGAGGTTGCGTGAGCTATATCTATAATGAAAGTTTTGTCTTGGAAAATCAGTTGTCGCATTACAAGTGCACCGCGGATGAGGGGTGGATTTTCGATGCGGAAGGCAGCTCCGGAACGGTGAAAGATGCGGCTGGTACAGAGTACAGGACGATTGCGATTGGAACTCGGAGATGGATGGCTGAAAATATGAATTATGAAATAGAAGACAACGTCTGCTTTGATTGCGAAAAGTATGGGCGTTTCTATTCCTATGACGAGGCTAATCGTATTTGCCCAAAGGGTTGGCGAATGCCGACAACACGCGAATGGACTTTTTTGTTTAGTGCCGTTGGTGGATCATGGTATGCGGGAGTTCCAACGGGGGGCAATTTCCTCAAGTCTACCTCTGGTTGGGATAATAATGGGAATGGCTCCGATGATTTTTCTTTTTCAATTTTACCAGCTGGTTCTGTGGATCACGAAGGCAATCATATCAATGAAGGTTCTGTAGCTGTGTTTTGGAGTACTCCTTATCGCGGTGGAGGCCTCTATGAAGCTTCGTGCGTCCGTTTTAACTATAATACCGATCAAATTACTTTAGCGGACTGTGCTGGAAGTTTTTATAAATCGACATTGTCGTTACGTTGTATCGAAAAAGAAGATTGGGAACCTTGA